From the genome of Mucilaginibacter paludis DSM 18603:
ATTTCCGGATGCGGGGGATTGATCAAACACGCATCAACATATCCTTAGACGGCGTCCCTTTAAACGAACCTGAAGACCAGGGGGCCTATTTTTCCAACTATCCCGATATCATTAACTCGGTTAGCCGCATCCAGATCCAGCGCGGGGTAGGCACCAGTAAAAACGGCGTGGCCAGTTATGGTGGTAGCGTTCAGTTGTTTTCGCCCAACCTTTCCGATTCTGCCTATACTACCATCGGCCTGAGCTATGGTTCGTTCAATAGCCATCGGGCCTTTGCCGAGTTTAACAGCGGCATTAAAAATAGGAAAGCCTTTTATGTACGCGCCTCTCAACTCTACTCTGATGGGTATAAGTACAACTCATCCAACAGCTCGCAATCGGTTTTCATGAGCGGAGCGCTGATGTATGATAAAGCCACCTACAAGCTAAACGTATTGGCCGGCCACCAGCAAAACCAACTGGCCTGGCTGGGCGTATCTCAACCGCTGATTGATGCCGACAGAAGAACCAATACCGACTCGAACGAAAGGGATAACTTTACCCAATGCTTGGTTCAACTGCAAGCTTCCTGGCATCCCAGCCGCTCGTCTACCTTTCAATCAAGCGTTTACTATACCTTTTTGCGGGGCAATTATGATTTTAACCAGAACAGCTTTTTAGGTTTGCCAGGCACCAGCGAATTGTATAACTACGCCTTTCAATCCAATCTGGTGGGCATGTTCAGCAATTACACGTACTCCAAAAACAATTTCAACTGGACAACCGGCGTGCATGGCAACACCTACCAAAGGCGGCATATTGGCAGCGTAAATACAGCCGGGCAGCTCTACCAAAACACCGGCTATAAAAATGAGCTGAGCATATTTAGCAAAGTTGATTATACCATAAATAAGCTGACACTGTTTGCCGATGTACAAGCCCGTTACGCATCGTTTGATTATCATGGCGATGTGCCATTCACCAAGATGGATTGGTATTTTATCAACCCTAAAGCGGGCATCAGCTTCCAGCTCGACAACAACTTTGTTTTATATTACAGTATTGGCAGGACCGGTCGCGAGCCAACCCGTAACGATATGTTTGGCGGCAACGATAATTTACTGGCCGATAGTTTGGGGCGCCCGGTACTTTCAATTAAAGCACCCGAGTATACCGTAGACCAGGAATTGGGCTTCAGGCATCAATCGGGCAAAATTAACCTGAATTTTAATCTCTACTATATGGATTTTAAAAACGAGATTGTGCTCGACGGAAAGTTTGGCCCTAACGGACTGGCCCTCACCAATGAAATTGAGCGGAGCTACAGAACCGGGGCCGAGTTAACGCTAAGCTATAAAATTAATCCGCACATCAGCCTCATCAACAATTCGTCGTTTAACTACAGCCGCATCAAGGAGCAGCAACAAACCTTTAGCCCTATATTAACACCACCGCTTATTGTTAACCAGGAAGTTACCTATGGCACAAAACAATTTTTATTGGGTTTATCGGCACGTTACCAGGATCAATCGTTTATCGATTTTGCCAACAGCAGCCAGCTTAACCACTACATTATTTAAAATGCGCGGGTACAATATGATATAAAGGGCTTTCAATTTGGTATTTTCGCCAATAACATCACCAATACCAAATACTATAACAACGGTTATGTGGATGTAGATGGCAGTAAAAAGTATTTTGTTCAGTCGCCGGCAAATTTTTATACCTCTGTAAAATATAGTTTCTGATGCGCTTTTTTGAGATAACAAATATTGCCTTTACGCTGCTTGGTTACCCTATTAGCTACGTAGAACTCATAGGCACCTTGTTTGGCCTAATTTCTGTCTATTTTGCGTCAAGGGCCAATATTTTAACCTGGGGAACGGGCATTATTAACGAGGTTTTCCTTTTTATCCTCTTCTTCCAGGTGCAGTTGTATGCCGATATGTTTCTGCAGGTTTACTTTTTTGTGGTCACCATTTACGGTTGGTACCAATGGAATACCCAGGGTACTGCCAACCGCATTTCTGTACTGCATTTAAAAGGCCGCTTAATAACCGCCTTCATCATCGTTGCGGGATCAATAGCTGTAGGCT
Proteins encoded in this window:
- a CDS encoding TonB-dependent receptor, yielding MKPKLLFLILIQLAALQIKAQTPVKRDTARVIKEVSVTYQADRLTPVTFQNISGKDLKSKSTGQEPSFLLSETPSITVYSDAGSTQGYSYFRMRGIDQTRINISLDGVPLNEPEDQGAYFSNYPDIINSVSRIQIQRGVGTSKNGVASYGGSVQLFSPNLSDSAYTTIGLSYGSFNSHRAFAEFNSGIKNRKAFYVRASQLYSDGYKYNSSNSSQSVFMSGALMYDKATYKLNVLAGHQQNQLAWLGVSQPLIDADRRTNTDSNERDNFTQCLVQLQASWHPSRSSTFQSSVYYTFLRGNYDFNQNSFLGLPGTSELYNYAFQSNLVGMFSNYTYSKNNFNWTTGVHGNTYQRRHIGSVNTAGQLYQNTGYKNELSIFSKVDYTINKLTLFADVQARYASFDYHGDVPFTKMDWYFINPKAGISFQLDNNFVLYYSIGRTGREPTRNDMFGGNDNLLADSLGRPVLSIKAPEYTVDQELGFRHQSGKINLNFNLYYMDFKNEIVLDGKFGPNGLALTNEIERSYRTGAELTLSYKINPHISLINNSSFNYSRIKEQQQTFSPILTPPLIVNQEVTYGTKQFLLGLSARYQDQSFIDFANSSQLNHYII
- the pnuC gene encoding nicotinamide riboside transporter PnuC — encoded protein: MRFFEITNIAFTLLGYPISYVELIGTLFGLISVYFASRANILTWGTGIINEVFLFILFFQVQLYADMFLQVYFFVVTIYGWYQWNTQGTANRISVLHLKGRLITAFIIVAGSIAVGFLIKNIHTYLPAYFKIKAAYPFTDSLVMVLSIIATVLLARKKIDNWYLWILVDVICVILYFKKGVYFLSLEYFIFLGLASYGLFSWQKQLKHD